A single region of the Vicia villosa cultivar HV-30 ecotype Madison, WI linkage group LG4, Vvil1.0, whole genome shotgun sequence genome encodes:
- the LOC131600172 gene encoding terpene synthase 10-like, with protein MALPIFSSPSFTFNKTFSPKNGSLSLAIKNSNFTLPIHCKATSHEVANDHQNEAIPRRSFTYQPSVWSNDYIQSLNSEYKEEIYAEKSRVLREEVRMMFNKIENEVDQMEFIDVIQRLGVAYHFKNEIKNILDTIYNNQTSNLKKNLHATALKFRLLRQHRYDISTDVFDCFQDEICDFKKNQLADVEGMLSMYEASFHSFEDETTLDEARDFTSKFLKEFLNQNGDSHMSLQISHALELPLHWRVSRWEARCFINIYEKQQNKNDVLLEFAKLDFNILQSIYQEELKYTSRWWKNTEIEEKLRFARDRTVENFVWNVAMSFNPEFEYFRKVLTKVNTLITIIDDVYDVYGTLEELELFTEAIDRWDLNSMDSLPHYMKICYHTLDDFVNEVEFEILNKTGYSIIPYLKKAWTDLCKAYLIEAKWYHSGYTPTFEEYIENAWISISAPLMLIHAYISIPNSFKIEDLYHLEENSNIIRYSAMILRLANDLGTSKRETEIGDIPKSIQCYVNETGASEIEAREHVKSMIYTIWKKMNKEECNSPFSKSFIDIAINLGRMALFMYQHGDGHSIQDSEIQNRIQLLIWKPIPIISKEY; from the exons ATGGCTTTGCCCATATTTTCTTCTCCCTCATTTACATTTAACAAAACCTTTTCTCCCAAAAATGGGTCATTATCTCTAGCAATAAAGAACTCCAATTTCACTCTTCCAATTCATTGCAAGGCAACATCTCATGAAGTTGCAAATGATCATCAAAATGAAGCAATTCCTAGACGATCTTTTACATACCAACCTTCAGTTTGGAGCAATGATTATATCCAATCATTAAATAGTGAATATAag GAAGAAATTTATGCTGAGAAATCTAGAGTGTTAAGAGAAGAAGTAAGGATGATGTTCAACAAAATTGAAAATGAGGTTGATCAAATGGAGTTTATTGATGTAATCCAAAGGCTTGGAGTGGCTTACCATTTCAAgaatgaaataaaaaacatattggACACTATTTACAACAACCAAACATCCAATTTGAAGAAGAATTTACATGCCACAGCTCTCAAGTTTAGACTCTTGAGACAACATCGTTATGATATATCTACAG ATGTTTTTGATTGCTTTCAAGATGAAATTTGTGATTTTAAGAAAAATCAATTAGCAGATGTTGAGGGAATGTTATCAATGTATGAAGCTTCATTTCATTCATTTGAAGATGAAACTACATTAGATGAAGCAAGAGATTTCACATCAAAGTttctcaaagaatttttgaatcaaaatggaGATAGTCATATGTCACTTCAAATAAGTCATGCTTTGGAGCTTCCATTACATTGGAGAGTTTCTCGATGGGAGGCTCGTTGTTTCATCAATATATACGAAAAACAACAAAATAAGAATGATGTTTTACTTGAGTTTGCTAAATTGGATTTCAACATTCTTCAAAGCATCTACCAAGAAGAACTAAAGTATACCTCTAG aTGGTGGAAAAACACTGAAATTGAAGAAAAGTTGAGATTTGCTAGGGATAGAACTGTTGAGAACTTTGTTTGGAATGTGGCAATGAGTTTCAATCCAGAATTTGAATATTTTCGGAAAGTGTTGACAAAGGTTAACACTTTAATTACCATAATTGATGATGTTTACGATGTGTATGGAACTTTGGAAGAACTAGAGCTCTTCACAGAAGCAATTGACAG atGGGATCTAAATTCCATGGATTCTCTACCACACTACATGAAAATATGCTATCATACGCTGGATGACTTTGTCAATGAAGTTGAATTTGAAATATTGAACAAGACTGGGTACTCTATCATCCCATACCTAAAAAAAGCA TGGACAGATCTATGTAAAGCATACTTAATTGAAGCAAAGTGGTATCATAGTGGATATACTCCAACCTTTGAGGAATACATAGAGAATGCATGGATATCTATAAGTGCACCTCTTATGCTTATTCATGCTTACATTTCGATTCCAAATTCATTCAAAATAGAAGATTTGTATCATTTAGAAGAAAACTCCAACATAATTCGATATTCAGCAATGATCTTACGACTTGCTAATGACCTCGGAACATCTAAA CGTGAAACTGAAATAGGTGATATTCCAAAATCAATACAATGTTATGTGAACGAAACTGGTGCTTCTGAAATAGAGGCTCGTGAGCATGTAAAGTCTATGATATATACAATTTGGAAGAAGATGAATAAAGAAGAATGCAATTCTCCTTTCTCTAAAAGTTTCATAGATATTGCGATAAATCTCGGTAGAATGGCATTATTCATGTACCAGCATGGAGATGGTCATTCCATTCAAGATTCGGAAATTCAGAATCGTATCCAATTATTAATTTGGAAGCCCATTCCTATTATATCTAAAGAATATTAA
- the LOC131600173 gene encoding benzyl alcohol O-benzoyltransferase-like, which yields MAQSLLFTVKRRAPELVTPSKPTPREIKLLSDIDDHDILRFHIPGIQFYKYEPIMTGIDPVDVIRKALAKTLVFYYPFAGRLREGAGRKLMVDCTGEGVLFIEADADVTLKDFGDNLLPPFPSLDELLYDVPGSSDLLNTPLLLIQVTRLKCGGFILALRMNHTMSDGSGIVQFVNALADISRGMNEPSISPVWCRELLSARDPPRVTCIHPEIEQEPGNNNTIILSLLDNMVRRTFFFGPAEVAKIHSLLPTNMIHQYTKFEIITAFVWRCRTIALQPDSDEEVRMMSVVNARSRLFNLKLPNGYYGNVIVYSVAVTSARKLIENPLEYALGLIQKSKANVTKEYIHSLADLMVIKGRPSLSLRGLFGVSNITHAGIKDVDFGWGKPVYGGPAKDSSFPGIVSYYLPFKNGKGENGLVLPLHLPAHVMERFVQELDSVIKGDSTSRIIKSLL from the exons ATGGCTCAATCTCTTTTATTCACAGTGAAGAGACGTGCCCCTGAATTAGTTACTCCATCCAAACCCACACCTCGTGAAATAAAATTACTCTCAGACATTGACGACCATGATATATTACGTTTTCATATTCCTGGTATACAATTTTACAAGTACGAACCCATAATGACAGGAATAGACCCGGTTGATGTTATTAGAAAAGCACTTGCAAAAACACTTGTGTTTTACTATCCATTTGCAGGTAGATTGAGAGAAGGAGCTGGTAGAAAACTTATGGTTGATTGTACTGGAGAAGGTGTTTTGTTCATTGAAGCTGATGCTGATGTTACTCTTAAAGATTTCGGTGAtaatcttcttcctccatttccttCCTTGGATGAGCTTCTTTATGATGTTCCTGGTTCTTCAGACCTGCTTAACACTCCATTGCTGCTTATTCAG GTTACACGCCTCAAGTGTGGTGGTTTCATTTTAGCTCTTCGTATGAACCATACAATGAGTGATGGATCAGGTATAGTTCAGTTCGTGAATGCCTTGGCTGATATATCTCGCGGGATGAATGAACCTTCAATCTCACCGGTATGGTGCCGAGAGCTTCTAAGCGCGAGAGACCCACCAAGAGTGACATGTATTCATCCTGAAATTGAACAGGAACCTGGTAACAACAATACCATAATCTTATCCTTATTAGACAACATGGTCCGACGCACTTTCTTCTTTGGTCCGGCCGAGGTAGCAAAAATTCACTCTCTCCTTCCGACCAACATGATACACCAGTACACCAAATTTGAAATCATCACCGCATTTGTTTGGCGTTGTCGTACAATAGCGTTACAACCGGATTCAGACGAAGAAGTTCGTATGATGAGCGTAGTCAATGCACGTAGCAGATTGTTTAACCTAAAACTACCAAATGGTTACTATGGTAATGTTATTGTGTATTCTGTTGCAGTGACATCAGCaagaaaattaattgaaaatcCATTGGAGTATGCATTGGGTTTAATTCAGAAATCAAAAGCTAATGTCACCAAAGAGTATATTCATTCTTTAGCTGACTTAATGGTTATCAAAGGTCGACCTAGTCTTTCCCTGAGGGGATTGTTTGGAGTATCCAATATTACACATGCTGGAATTAAAGATGTTGATTTTGGTTGGGGGAAACCTGTTTATGGTGGACCAGCTAAAGATAGTTCTTTTCCTGGCATTGTTAGTTACTACTTACCATTTAAAAACGGTAAAGGAGAGAATGGTTTGGTTTTACCGCTTCATTTGCCAGCTCATGTCATGGAGAGGTTTGTTCAAGAGTTAGATAGTGTTATTAAGGGTGATTCAACATCTCGTATCATTAAATCGTTGTTGTAG